One window of the Thamnophis elegans isolate rThaEle1 chromosome 6, rThaEle1.pri, whole genome shotgun sequence genome contains the following:
- the LOC116509875 gene encoding sialidase-3-like, translating into MSRYPGKMAETRWDSVKMILFSQKRGLTYRIPALIYWPVENLFLAFAEERSSPRDEHAKGLVMRRGYKEGLSVKWGPSMRLETAGMPNHRTMNPCPVYDKKNGVIFLFFICVKDGISEQHQLRTRRSAVRLGYISTHNGGHTWSSTTDLTEQVTGDGEVKKWATFAVGPGHGLQLSSGRLVIPAYAYYVHKVRLGFSFPWWTQPHCFSFYSDDGGRTWARGELLKSLKTTECQMAQVTCQDNRQVLYCNARSLHKFRAEAYSGDNGGQFPTHALSKRLCELPFGCQGSVVSFFPSDPGPKEDPNGSTLRAGESPSSASPERPSSWLMFSHPTSRKKRRDLGIYLNPSPLDQSRWTSPWVLNQGPSGYSDLAVCEDGEPLAFGCLFECGESKEYEDIAFRLFSHEELLRNVKM; encoded by the exons ATGTCCCGGTATCCAGGGAAGATGGCTGAGACTCGGTGGGACTCTGTGAAGATGATCCTCTTCAGCCAGAAAAGGGGCCTCACTTACCGCATCCCCGCTCTGATCTACTGGCCTGTAGAGAATCTCTTCCTGGCCTTCGCGGAGGAGCGCTCCTCACCCCGGGACGAACACGCCAAGGGCTTGGTGATGCGACGCGGATACAAAGAGGGCCTCTCCGTTAAG TGGGGCCCTTCCATGCGTTTGGAGACGGCCGGGATGCCCAACCATCGCACCATGAACCCGTGCCCGGTTTACGACAAGAAGAACGGCGTCattttcctcttcttcatctGCGTCAAGGACGGCATTTCGGAACAGCACCAGCTCCGGACGAGGAGAAGCGCCGTCCGACTgggctatatctccacccacaaTGGCGGCCACACCTGGAGCTCAACGACAGACCTGACCGAGCAGGTGACGGGCGACGGCGAGGTAAAGAAATGGGCGACCTTTGCCGTGGGACCAGGCCACGGGCTGCAGCTGAGTTCGGGGCGCCTGGTGATCCCAGCTTACGCCTACTACGTCCACAAGGTGAGGCTTGGCTTCTCCTTCCCGTGGTGGACCCAACCTCATTGCTTCAGCTTCTACAGCGATGACGGGGGGCGAACCTGGGCTCGGGGCGAGCTCCTCAAATCCTTGAAGACCACCGAGTGCCAGATGGCCCAGGTGACCTGCCAGGACAACAGGCAGGTATTATATTGCAACGCCCGAAGTTTGCACAAATTCAGAGCCGAGGCCTACAGCGGAGATAACGGAGGCCAGTTTCCAACTCATGCGCTTAGCAAAAGGTTGTGCGAACTGCCCTTTGGGTGTCAAGGAAGCGTTGTGAGTTTCTTTCCCTCGGATCCGGGCCCGAAGGAGGACCCCAACGGGTCAACATTGCGGGCGGGCGAGTCTCCATCCTCTGCGTCGCCCGAGCGTCCCAGTTCGTGGTTGATGTTCTCCCATCCCACCAGCAGGAAGAAGCGGAGGGATCTGGGGATCTACCTGAACCCTTCCCCACTGGATCAGAGCAGGTGGACGTCCCCTTGGGTCTTAAATCAAGGACCCAGCGGGTACTCGGATCTGGCTGTTTGCGAAGACGGGGAGCCACTGGCTTTCGGTTGCTTGTTTGAGTGTGGAGAGTCCAAGGAATACGAGGACATCGCATTTCGCCTCTTCTCCCACGAGGAGCTCCTGAGAAACGTGAAAATGTGA